The Aptenodytes patagonicus chromosome 10, bAptPat1.pri.cur, whole genome shotgun sequence genome includes a region encoding these proteins:
- the MCEE gene encoding methylmalonyl-CoA epimerase, mitochondrial encodes MAASLARAAAGLLTRLQTSAPTIRTLSSNSFSQNIPSCLWKLGRLNHVAIAVPDLEKAQSLYKDVLGAQVSETVALPEHGVYTVFVELENTKLELLHPLGEKSPIASFLQKNKTGGMHHICIEVDDIKAAMTELKKKKIRILSEEPKIGAHGKPVIFLHPKDCHGVLVELEQA; translated from the exons ATGGCGGCCTCCCTGGCGCGCGCGGCGGCCG GGCTTCTTACCAGATTGCAGACTTCAGCTCCCACAATACGAACTCTATCATCGAATTCGTTTTCTCAAAACATTCCAAGCTGTTTGTGGAAACTGGGCCGACTTAATCATGTAGCAATTGCAGTACCTGATTTGGAGAAAGCTCAGTCCTTGTATAAAGATGTGTTAGGAGCACAGGTGAGCGAGACTGTTGCTCTTCCCGAACATGGTGTCTACACTGTTTTTGTGGAGCTGGAAAATACAAAACTGGAACTTCTACATCCTTTAGGAGAGAAAAGTCCCATTGCAAGCTTTCTGCAAAAAAACAAGACTGGAGGAATGCATCATATCTGCATTGAG gtTGATGACATAAAAGCGGCTAtgacagaactgaagaaaaaaaagatacgaATATTGAGTGAAGAGCCAAAAATAGGTGCACATGGCAAACCTGTGATTTTTCTTCACCCTAAAGATTGCCACGGAGTCCTTGTGGAACTTGAGCAAGCTTGA